From the Cryptomeria japonica chromosome 2, Sugi_1.0, whole genome shotgun sequence genome, one window contains:
- the LOC131071392 gene encoding uncharacterized protein LOC131071392 — protein sequence MFFIPPGGSVFNFPLASCHHALLPSDGCFLRTVGGLVGVAPHGQSPPGEMPRHPRTSFENEEQRKEHRREYARNYMRQRREQMANAEREEVRIHSTEEQQREKKREYARNYMSQRREQMTDLQRQEERNHRNQNDRQRSAKCRAEMTVTEIEEEMRQHADKMMKHRAQTSQDDGYILRRRIQRAMHFDQLNEMERQQIQVRNREAIEVSSEGMNSLTIDRVLQTPNDRVQNVMNVDFQNHMENNSSQQELTTPLRRQRQLQRTQNRRDQGVVNNDGNIEIDLKTLQMIFRHGLDQLSSPSMCYICQESYPAMKVVWVLEGPICNRCRQEKNEHRFSASNNMDPGPQPLELANLTQIEEMLIARVNPILQIKDLPIIIVRKKDQRGTNYNFIVNKERVYRALKYKIKHDKFYRDVQIDENALNDLTCNSDENIFDQLNSVHMEFDSDTNEYVFAGPILEMDEENIINHTTSMASKPPNARREMEIIHAWVNNPNVDPGSLIDWPGIGASPINEYVTERLLDMAFPTLFPNGQCDWIEPRIRRVHLHEFVKHLLRYRDHRFGRHPRFRYYMMNMIMRHRAQNSSAVFVKKSLQEMPITINELREHMENIPHSHLADRLMRFGTTLRGTRSYWAKCRAELFDLLHQIGTPTIFFTLSAVNMYWPDLHALMPGTQPTNPQEAQKWRRQNIIDYPHIVAYYMHLRYTMFRKEILQKGMKAKDYWSRYEWQHRGSPHVHGFIWLEGAPNIDNLDWKNHDEVLQNFTQHPCLRNTQQLNQIDLARDYEELLNCVERHTMCKEGACLRKKRGRMVCRYNAPWPLHLDGSKLFEDPATGDKVYEPARNDDRVNTHNRNILQLWRANVDWQPVLSRHAVMNYIAKYAAKAEKSSESYHQMLTRLANIENPDEAASRAYRRLLTKTLIERDIGAQETCHMLLELPLVESSRVFVTLNVSREVFKPVITNEEIDDERHLKHFIEEYMDRPYAMESVTLIDAARSWTYNSKRKRDNKWEARTIAAIVRVFPRFTTVPTRQSEKWVDFCWSELLLYKPFRNIQRDIGLDDNIVISNWESLNYNPWHLERRIITNETEDHNDSEDDDDLPNNQNTIEHEWEIISRLHRGQIMDVTEIDMLGRRDIDKQNPWSAEYQGDDYTNIAINFINTMKENGLLIPDDMMSSISYGTLGAKQKKST from the exons GATGCCTCGTCATCCAAGGACAAGTTTTGAAAATGAAGAGCAAAGAAAAGAGCATCGAAGAGAATATGCTCGAAATTATATGAGACAACGACGTGAACAAATGGCTAATGCAGAAAGAGAGGAAGTAAGAATTCATTCAACTGAAGAGCaacaaagagaaaaaaagagagaatatGCTCGAAATTATATGAGTCAACGACGTGAACAAATGACTGAtctacaaagacaagaagaaaggaaccATCGAAACCAAAATGATAGACAAAGAAGTGCTAAATGTAGGGCAGAAATGACAGTGACAGAGATTGAAGAGGAAATGAGACAACATGCAGATAAAATGATGAAACATCGTGCACAAACATCTCAGGATGATGGATATATATTAAGAAGAAGAATACAAAGAGCTATGCATTTTGATCAATTGAATGAGATGGAAAGACAACAAATACAAGTCCGTAATCGTGAAGCAATTGAGGTTAGTTCTGAAGGGATGAATTCTTTGACAATTGATCGTGTGCTACAAACACCAAATGATAGAGTTCAAAATGTAATGAATGTTGATtttcaaaatcatatggaaaacaatAGTTCACAACAAGAATTAACAACTCCTCTAAGAAGACAAAGACAATTGCAAAGAACACAAAATAGAAGAGATCAAGGAGTAGTTAATAAtgatggaaatattgagattgatttgaagactttACAAATGATATTTCGACATGGACTCGATCAACTTTCTTCACCAAGTATGTGCTACATTTGTCAAGAGAGTTATCCTGCAATGAAGGTTGTGTGGGTACTTGAGGGCCCTATTTGCAATCGATGTCGTCAAGAGAAAAATGAACATCGATTTTCAGCATCAAACAATATGGATCCTGGTCCACAACCATTAGAACTTGCAAATTTAACACAAATAGAAGAAATGTTGATAGCACGTGTCAACCCAATTCTTCAA ATAAAAGATTTGCCAATCATCATTGTTCGAAAAAAAGATCAACGTGGAACAAATTATAATTTTATAGTTAATAAAGAGAGGGTATATAGAGcacttaaatataaaataaaacatgaTAAGTTCTATAGAGATGTTCAAATTGATGAAAATGCACTTAATGACCTTACATGTAATTCAGATGAGAACATTTTTGATCAATTGAATTCTGTTCATATGGAGTTTGATTCAGACACAAATGAATATGTATTTGCGGGTCCAATATTGGAGATGGATGAAGAAAACATTATTAATCACACTACATCAATGGCCTCTAAACCTCCAAATGCTCGAAGAGAAATGGAAATAATTCATGCATGGGTAAATAATCCTAATGTGGATCCTGGATCACTAATTGATTGGCCAGGAATTGGAGCATCTCCAATAAATGAGTATGTCACTGAAAGATTACTTGATATGGCTTTTCCAACACTATTCCCAAATGGACAGTGTGATTGGATAGAACCACGAATAAGGAGAGTCCATCTACATGAATTTGTTAAGCATTTACTTCGATATAGAGATCATCGTTTTGGCCGACACCCAAGATTTAGATATTATATGATGAATATGATTATGCGACATCGTGCACAAAACTCATCTGCAGTGTTTGTCAAAAAGAGTTTGCAAGAGATGCCAATCACAATCAATGAGTTACGAGAACATATGGAAAATATACCACACTCACATCTAGCTGATCGTTTGATGCGTTTTGGCACAACACTAAGGGGTACAAGGTCTTATTGGGCAAAATGTCGAGCTGAATTATTTGACCTCTTGCATCAAATTGGTACACCAACAATTTTCTTTACTTTGAGTGCAGTAAATATGTACTGGCCAGATTTGCATGCATTAATGCCAGGGACACAACCAACTAATCCACAAGAAGCACAAAAATGGAGGCGTCAAAATATTATTGACTACCCACATATTGTGGCATATTACATGCACCTACGCTATACAATGTTTAGAAAGGAAATACTGCAAAAGGGAATGAAGGCAAAAGATTATTGGTcaagatatgaatggcaacatagaGGATCACCACATGTGCATGGATTCATATGGTTAGAGGGAGCACCTAACATAGACAatcttgattggaaaaatcatgatGAA GTCTTACAAAATTTTACACAACATCCATGCCTTCGAAATACACAACAACTAAACCAGATTGACTTAGCACGTGACTATGAAGAGTTGCTCAATTGTGTTGAACGCCATACAATGTGTAAAGAGGGTGCTTGCCTTCGTAAAAAACGAGGAAGAATGGTTTGTAG gtacaatgcacCATGGCCATTACACCTAGATGGATCAAAATTATTTGAAGACCCAGCCACAGGAGATAAAGTGTATGAACCTGCAAGAAATGATGATAGAGTAAACACGCATAATCGTAACATACTTCAGTTATGGAGAGCAAATGTAGATTGGCAACCAGTTCTTTCAAGACATGCTGTAATGAATTATATTGCAAAGTATGCGGCAAAAGCAGAAAAGAGTTCAGAAAGTTATCATCAAATGTTAACGCGACTTGCAAATATAGAAAATCCTGATGAAGCAGCATCAAGGGCATATAGGAGACTTCTAACAAAAACACTCATTGAGAGGGACATTGGAGCACAAGAAACATGTCATATGTTACTAGAGTTACCATTGGTAGAAAGTAGTAGAGTTTTTGTTACTTTAAATGTTTCAAGAGAGGTGTTCAAGCCAGTAATAACAAATGAAGAAATTGATGATGAACGTCACCTAAAACATTTCATTGAAGAATACATGGATAGACCATATGCAATGGAAAGTGTCACACTTATAGATGCAGCTAGATCATGGACTTATAATTCCAAGAGAAAAAGAGATAACAAATGGGAAGCAAGGACTATAGCAGCTATTGTGAGGGTGTTTCCAAGATTTACCACCGTACCTACACGTCAATCAGAAAAATGGGTTGATTTTTGTTGGTCAGAGTTATTGTTGTACAAGCCATTTCGTAATATCCAAAGAGATATTGGACTTGATGATAACATAGTTATATCAAATTGGGAGTCACTCAACTATAATCCATGGCATTTGGAACGAAGGATTATAACAAATGAAACTGAAGATCATAATGAttctgaagatgatgatgatttaccaaataatcaaaatacaatcgAACATGAGTGGGAGATCATATCAAGACTACATCGTGGACAAATTATGGATGTAACagaaatagatatgttgggaagaAGAGATATTGATAAACAAAATCCATGGAGTGCAGAATATCAAGGAGATGATTACACAAATATAGCAATAAATTTTATCAACACTATGAAAGAGAATGGCTTATTAATACCTGATGATATGATGTCAAGTATATCATATGGAACTTTAGGTGCTAAGCAAAAAAAAAGCACTTGA
- the LOC131859527 gene encoding uncharacterized protein LOC131859527: MIIQGIAGTGKSYLIHAIRQTLNDASGSQCSPLLLLAPTGVAAFNIGASTIHSTLRIPIADFAELEGTRLTSLQEEIQHIKYILIDEMSFIGQNLLQNIDSRLRQAFPEKSNMSFGGRSIILVFRQDGETEDQQRFCQLLTNIRDAHPTIDDWKLLMTRTDASLHPTIKEEFDNNIHLFATNDNVHNHNRKKLYALRRPIARSIASKEGSTNPAGGQNDELDVELLISKDARVMLTSNLWIEAGLVNGALGYIRNIIYKPGCAPPDPPTYVIVEFDNYSGLPFEDASPNLIPISPIQRGHTQAGLVNGALGYIRNIIYKPGCAPPDPPTYVMVEFDNYSGLPFEDASPNLIPISPIQRGRTRQLPLRLAWALTIHKSQGLTLSKATIDIGPRERSGLTFVAISRVKALDGIRISPPFSYDHYEKMKRGKQLTKRKAEEERLKSLET; this comes from the exons ATGATAATTCAAGGAATAGCTGGAACAGGTAAATCATATCTGATTCATGCAATTCGTCAAACTCTTAATGATGCATCAGGATCACAATGTTCTCCCTTATTATTACTAGCACCAACTGGAGTTGCAGCATTTAACATTGGTGCATCAACAATTCATTCAACTCTACGAATACCTATTGCAGATTTTGCTGAATTAGAAGGCACAAGACTCACAAGTCTCCAAGAAGAAATTcaacatattaaatatatattgatTGACGAAATGAGTTTTATTGGACAAAATTTGTTACAAAATATTGATTCAAGACTACGTCAAGCttttcctgaaaaatcaaacatgAGTTTTGGTGGAAGATCAATCATTTTG GTGTTTAGACAAGATGGAGAAACTGAAGACCAACAAAGGTTTTGCCAATTACTCACAAATATTAGAGATGCACATCCAACTATAGATGATTGGAAATTATTGATGACAAGAACAGATGCTTCATTACATCCAACAATTAAGGAGGAGTTTGATAATAATATTCATCTATTTGCAACAAATGACAATGTGCATAACCATAATAGAAAAAAGTTATATGCATTAAGAAGACCAATAGCCCGAAGCATTGCAAGTAAAGAAGGTAGTACTAATCCAGCAGGAGGTCAAAATGATGAGTTAGATGTTGAATTATTAATTTCTAAGGATGCAAGGGTCATGTTAACATCTAATTTATGGATAGAAGCGGGTCTTGTGAATGGAGCTTTAGGATACATCCGAAATATCATATACAAACCTGGATGTGCCCCACCAGATCCACCAACATATGTTATcgttgaatttgacaattattcTGGACTTCCTTTTGAAGATGCATCTCCTAATTTGATTCCTATTTCACCAATACAAAGGGGCCATACAc AAGCGGGTCTTGTGAATGGAGCTTTAGGATACATCCGAAATATCATATACAAACCTGGATGTGCCCCACCAGATCCACCAACATATGTTAtggttgaatttgacaattattcTGGACTTCCTTTTGAAGATGCATCTCCTAATTTGATTCCTATTTCACCAATACAAAGGGGCCGTACACGTCAATTGCCACTACGACTGGCTTGGGCACTAACAATCCATAAATCACAAGGATTGACTCTTTCAAAGGCAACAATTGACATAGGACCAAGAGAAAGGTCAGGATTAACATTTGTTGCTATATCACGTGTTAAGGCCTTGGATGGAATTAGAATCTCACCACCATTTTCATATGATCATTATGAAAAAATGAAGAGAGGAAAGCAACTCACCAAAAGGAAAGCAGAGGAAGAAAGACTCAAATCTTTGGAAACATAA